A DNA window from Acinetobacter sp. NCu2D-2 contains the following coding sequences:
- a CDS encoding site-specific integrase, whose amino-acid sequence MTRTHLSAQHKNQIKQSAQDLQQRIAAYLENFPRERLAEEQKLKEIHLYLTKLKASEELKIDEVLSSFKKNEIKNAYYQYWAKTWAAERKKLRIAYPQLSQKIDFNVASYQVTGAAKKILNTTPTKLIDGRVLHDFKLQLQRFWYQQEPLKKGTSVFESMLSSDSSTGLKEYYVMCKAVLEQFVLSLIFDCHCHLEHHLRSIIKMILGEFTDYGIGKLSVFESVDYIYNRAKENSLNGYGFVLNYTVENSKYANLIENQQTFQTCQIPLTPITLVLLNRLIVEFRKYDQKAGKYPFTCERFGELINNAEDFRLFVLEALTRVNPEHVVTKNFDKKGFKIFKHIDYLLWAGEYSQTDSFLASLQQHRYNTATLSVAFINQLERALYIPFQQLKQRYNEDFENRKEQRNKVSYVPRQHIGEHSEISIPAQVSDVLRIEVKKKNKEKFKKIIEQNLAKLKQDYEYEFTSIGQSPDLASLSIQICLLTWYLKHIRNNLQLSSLNTYKSAIVSDLYSYAVEHSIDLLHADQSDYEDMYEAILASKRENDEAALRKAEEGARSTKNIDTYSTAIIRLKEFHQCIAEVYELPTLISWFSQYKTNSIQICRSGYLPPRCFGYILHQILPQSKTAIGTKLDDDDLILLQVIYILAYRCGLRISEILGLKLSDLISPDLRRIQKTSKKTLYKIKNNKLSFLKVQIRNNYDRQLKTWSSQRSLSLHELLNHEEFNLIEKLLKRNLLVQDHEFILLGENRFLFEKVGKGVIQANTVRQILKSCFDFLFGFDQHNLSFHTLRHSAANHMAILLKGSDELCHTWLDYSVDQIRSIRNYVLSQPYTSADRADIWKHLAYFLGHASVEMTANHYLHFGSILYADAKRKECYRISNKVLQQFRHKQNRAGLGRIKTLEIDIGVYNIKKLLHADFLSKIELVHQKQSSITRHSIGSSDKRFLFMDEGNIASHKDSFISDLELTVNFRACLSDPAKKQRFFTYIQNAYSRQKFSLQQRNYKEQHSPEELLENLLRYAELNHYKAFHLIKVAYEKAKRKAVFEKNIIELIKLFNQYCRIEYAKIHFYVQDEKSHKAYLRFLLLLKNIVGDEFFAQMNVNNETWKDISKRIASYKSKRIDELVIKNSQPRACHTQIVIAAIFHLICYEIISS is encoded by the coding sequence GAAAATTTTCCTCGAGAGCGTTTAGCAGAAGAACAGAAGCTCAAAGAAATTCATCTATATCTGACAAAATTAAAAGCTTCTGAGGAATTGAAAATTGATGAAGTATTGTCTTCATTCAAGAAAAATGAAATTAAGAATGCCTATTACCAATATTGGGCTAAAACTTGGGCAGCAGAAAGGAAAAAACTGCGTATTGCCTATCCGCAACTAAGTCAAAAAATAGATTTTAATGTGGCGTCATATCAGGTTACGGGTGCAGCTAAAAAGATTCTGAATACAACGCCGACTAAATTAATAGATGGACGGGTGCTACACGACTTTAAATTACAACTGCAGCGTTTTTGGTATCAACAAGAACCATTGAAGAAGGGCACATCTGTATTCGAAAGCATGTTAAGCAGTGACTCTAGCACTGGTTTAAAAGAATATTACGTTATGTGTAAAGCAGTACTCGAGCAATTCGTGCTGAGCTTAATCTTTGATTGTCATTGCCACCTTGAACATCACTTGCGCAGTATTATCAAAATGATTTTAGGTGAATTTACTGATTACGGTATAGGTAAGCTCAGTGTTTTTGAAAGTGTCGATTACATTTATAACCGGGCTAAAGAGAATAGCTTAAACGGCTATGGATTTGTGCTGAATTACACAGTTGAAAACTCAAAATATGCCAATCTTATAGAAAATCAACAGACTTTCCAGACCTGCCAAATTCCGCTTACACCCATCACCTTGGTATTGCTAAATCGACTGATTGTTGAATTTAGAAAATATGATCAAAAAGCCGGAAAATACCCTTTCACATGTGAACGTTTTGGTGAACTAATAAATAATGCAGAGGATTTTAGATTATTTGTGCTGGAAGCCTTAACACGTGTGAATCCAGAACATGTAGTGACTAAAAACTTTGATAAGAAAGGCTTTAAAATATTTAAGCATATAGACTATTTATTATGGGCTGGCGAATACAGTCAAACAGATAGTTTTTTAGCGAGTTTGCAGCAGCATCGCTACAATACGGCTACATTATCAGTGGCATTTATCAATCAGCTAGAAAGAGCATTGTATATCCCTTTTCAGCAACTCAAGCAACGTTACAATGAGGATTTCGAGAATCGTAAAGAACAACGGAATAAAGTGTCTTATGTGCCACGGCAGCATATCGGCGAGCATTCTGAGATTTCAATCCCTGCACAAGTTTCAGATGTCTTAAGAATCGAAGTTAAAAAGAAGAATAAAGAAAAATTTAAAAAAATCATTGAACAGAATCTGGCAAAATTAAAACAGGATTATGAATATGAGTTTACGTCTATAGGGCAAAGTCCTGATTTAGCGTCTCTTAGCATCCAGATTTGCTTGCTGACTTGGTATCTCAAGCATATTCGTAATAACCTTCAACTCTCATCATTAAATACTTATAAATCAGCCATTGTTTCTGACCTATATTCATATGCAGTTGAACATAGTATTGATTTACTTCATGCCGATCAAAGTGATTATGAAGACATGTATGAAGCTATTCTCGCCAGTAAACGTGAAAATGATGAAGCAGCATTGCGTAAAGCGGAAGAAGGAGCTCGTTCGACCAAAAATATTGATACTTATAGTACGGCCATCATCCGTTTGAAGGAATTTCATCAATGTATTGCAGAAGTTTATGAGTTACCGACATTAATATCTTGGTTTAGCCAATATAAAACGAACAGTATTCAGATTTGTCGTAGTGGATATCTGCCACCACGTTGTTTTGGCTATATACTTCATCAGATTTTGCCCCAGTCTAAAACAGCTATTGGCACTAAACTTGATGATGACGACCTTATACTGCTACAAGTTATTTACATCTTGGCTTACCGTTGTGGTCTCAGGATAAGTGAAATTCTCGGATTAAAGCTCAGTGATTTAATTAGCCCGGATTTACGCCGTATTCAAAAGACCAGTAAAAAAACTTTATATAAGATTAAGAATAATAAACTGAGCTTTTTAAAGGTTCAGATTAGAAATAATTACGATCGTCAATTAAAAACATGGAGTTCGCAACGTTCTTTGTCATTACATGAATTGCTCAATCATGAGGAATTCAATTTGATCGAGAAATTATTAAAAAGAAATTTACTAGTGCAGGATCATGAATTTATTCTGCTCGGTGAAAATAGATTTCTTTTCGAAAAAGTGGGCAAGGGTGTCATACAAGCCAATACTGTTCGGCAGATATTAAAAAGCTGTTTTGATTTTTTATTTGGTTTTGATCAACACAATTTAAGTTTTCATACACTCAGACATAGTGCAGCGAATCATATGGCTATTTTGCTTAAAGGTAGTGATGAGCTATGTCACACTTGGTTAGATTATTCAGTAGATCAGATACGTAGCATTCGTAACTATGTACTATCACAGCCTTATACCAGTGCTGATCGCGCTGATATATGGAAGCATTTGGCTTATTTTTTAGGTCATGCCTCTGTAGAGATGACAGCGAATCATTATTTACATTTTGGGAGCATCTTGTACGCTGACGCCAAACGTAAAGAGTGCTATAGAATTTCGAATAAAGTATTGCAGCAATTTCGACATAAACAGAATAGAGCAGGCTTAGGGCGTATTAAAACTCTAGAAATTGACATAGGTGTATATAACATTAAAAAACTCTTACACGCAGATTTCTTGTCAAAAATTGAATTGGTTCATCAAAAACAATCATCGATAACTCGTCACTCAATCGGTAGTAGTGATAAGCGTTTCTTATTCATGGATGAGGGGAATATAGCGTCACACAAAGATTCATTTATCAGTGACTTAGAGTTAACAGTTAATTTTAGGGCGTGTTTATCTGATCCTGCTAAAAAACAGCGTTTCTTTACTTACATCCAGAATGCTTATTCGAGACAGAAATTTAGTCTTCAGCAGCGCAATTATAAGGAGCAACACTCACCTGAAGAGTTATTGGAGAATCTTCTCAGATATGCAGAATTAAATCATTATAAAGCCTTTCACCTCATTAAAGTGGCGTATGAGAAAGCTAAGCGAAAAGCAGTTTTTGAGAAAAACATCATTGAGCTGATTAAGCTATTTAATCAGTATTGTCGTATTGAATACGCAAAGATTCACTTTTACGTTCAAGATGAAAAAAGCCATAAAGCTTATTTACGATTTTTATTGCTTTTAAAAAATATCGTGGGCGATGAGTTTTTTGCTCAGATGAATGTCAATAATGAGACATGGAAGGATATTTCTAAACGTATAGCCAGTTATAAAAGCAAACGTATTGACGAGCTAGTAATTAAGAATAGTCAACCGAGAGCATGTCATACGCAAATTGTGATTGCGGCTATTTTTCATCTGATTTGCTATGAAATTATAAGCTCTTAG
- a CDS encoding class I SAM-dependent methyltransferase, which yields MNTINYYNVRADQFVQSTFFVDMEELYQPFLRLLPERAAILDLGCGSGRDSLAFKNKGYHVTAIDYSEVLVAKANELTGIQVRKESFYELKYQEQFDGIWACASLLHCERDKLLDVLRRIHRALRCTGVCYMSFKYGTTDRVKDGRAFTDLDEEQAQELLDQLDGVVVLKQWITVDKRPDRDEQWLNVLWKKK from the coding sequence ATGAATACAATAAACTACTATAACGTCCGAGCCGATCAATTTGTGCAATCTACCTTCTTTGTAGATATGGAAGAATTGTATCAACCATTCTTGAGATTACTTCCTGAGCGTGCTGCAATTCTAGATTTAGGTTGCGGCTCAGGACGGGATTCTTTAGCTTTTAAAAATAAAGGGTATCACGTTACTGCGATAGATTATTCAGAAGTGTTAGTAGCGAAAGCCAATGAACTGACAGGAATTCAAGTTCGAAAAGAAAGTTTCTATGAACTTAAATATCAAGAACAATTTGATGGTATTTGGGCATGTGCATCCTTACTACATTGCGAGCGAGATAAATTGCTAGATGTATTGCGTAGAATTCATCGTGCATTGCGCTGTACTGGCGTGTGTTATATGTCTTTTAAGTATGGCACAACAGACAGAGTCAAAGATGGTCGAGCTTTTACTGATTTAGATGAAGAGCAAGCTCAGGAATTATTAGATCAATTGGATGGGGTAGTGGTATTAAAACAATGGATCACCGTAGATAAGCGTCCTGATCGTGATGAACAGTGGCTGAATGTACTTTGGAAAAAGAAATAA